A genomic region of Xiphophorus couchianus chromosome 18, X_couchianus-1.0, whole genome shotgun sequence contains the following coding sequences:
- the slc5a2 gene encoding sodium/glucose cotransporter 2: protein MAEPSSGNVTINNPADIAVIVGYFLMVIGVGVWSMLRTNRGTVGGYFLAGRSMAWWSVGASLFASNIGSGHFVGLAGTGAAGGIAVGGFEWNALFIVLLLGWLFVPVYLTAGVITMPQYLKKRFGGARISLYLSVISLFLYIFTKISVDMFSGAVFIQQALGWNIYVSVIALLLITALYTVTGGLAALMYTDTFQTFVIIAGAFVLTGFSFAKIGGYSALLTKYYSAIPSNFSSLDTQRYNISSQCYIPRQDSFSLLRDATVGDLPWPGVVFGMTIGGIWYWCSDQVIVQRCLAARSLTHVKAGCIVCGYLKLLPMFLMVFPGMISRILYPNEVGCVVPEICKEVCGTEVGCSNIAYPKLVVTVMPSGLRGLMLAVMLAALMSSLASIFNSSSTLFTMDIWTRIRPQATERELIVVGRVWVLCIVAISICWIPVVQAAQSGQLFDYIQSVSSYLSPPIASVFLLAVFVKRVNETGAFWGLIGGLAMGLCRMLPEFWFGTGSCIFPSQCPFLVCGIHYLHFAIILFTCTSVLVLLVSFCTEPIEDKHLHRLVFSLRHSKEEREDLDWEQEERARRARKEAKERMREKANVVTETEHDKKSGLCRLVGGFCGLNEDQQVQDEEAAEDLEPQMPDISEKAVWKNTVDSNALVMMAVAVFMWGYFA from the exons ATGGCGGAACCCTCATCAGGAAACGTGACCATCAACAATCCCGCCGACATTGCTGTCATCGTTGGATACTTCCTGATGGTCATCGGTGTCGGCGTTTGG TCCATGCTTCGGACCAATCGTGGGACGGTGGGAGGATATTTCCTGGCAGGACGGTCCATGGCTTGGTGGTCG GTTGGTGCGTCCCTGTTTGCCAGTAACATTGGGAGCGGTCATTTTGTGGGCCTGGCAGGAACCGGGGCAGCGGGGGGCATCGCTGTGGGAGGCTTCGAGTGGAAC GCTCTGTTCATCGTGTTGCTGCTGGGCTGGCTGTTCGTACCCGTCTACCTCACGGCCGGG GTGATCACGATGCCTCAGTACCTGAAGAAGAGGTTCGGCGGGGCCAGGATCAGCCTCTACCTGTCCGTTATCTCTCTCTTCCTTTACATTTTCACCAAGATCTCA GTGGATATGTTTTCTGGAGCTGTGTTTATCCAGCAGGCGTTAGGCTGGAATATTTATGTGTCTGTCATCGCGCTTCTGTTAATCACAGCCTTGTACACTGTCACAG GTGGCCTCGCAGCTCTAATGTACACAGACACTTTTCAGACGTTTGTCATCATCGCTGGAGCTTTCGTCCTTACCGGCTTCT CCTTTGCTAAAATTGGCGGCTACAGCGCCCTGCTTACCAAATACTACTCTGCCATTCCGAGTAACTTCTCCTCCCTGGACACCCAGCGCTATAACATCTCCTCCCAGTGCTACATCCCGAGACAGGACTCCTTCAGCCTGCTGAGGGACGCGACTGTGGGGGACCTTCCCTGGCCTGGAGTGGTGTTCGGGATGACGATAGGGGGGATCTGGTACTGGTGCTCTGATCAG GTGATTGTCCAGAGGTGCCTGGCAGCTCGTAGTCTCACCCATGTGAAGGCTGGCTGCATTGTGTGTGGCTACCTCAAACTGCTTCCCATGTTCCTCATGGTCTTCCCCGGCATGATCAGCAGGATCCTCTACCCAA ATGAGGTTGGCTGTGTGGTCCCAGAAATTTGTAAGGAGGTCTGTGGAACCGAAGTGGGCTGCTCTAACATAGCTTATCCTAAACTGGTGGTTACAGTCATGCCCAGTG GTCTGCGAGGGCTGATGCTGGCTGTCATGCTGGCAGCTCTCATGTCTTCTTTGGCGTCCATCtttaacagcagcagcactctGTTCACCATGGACATTTGGACCCGCATCAGACCACAGGCCACCGAGCGGGAGCTCATCGTTGTAGGCCG TGTCTGGGTTCTGTGTATCGTGGCCATCAGCATCTGCTGGATCCCCGTTGTTCAGGCAGCGCAGAGCGGTCAGCTGTTTGACTACATCCAGTCAGTCTCCAGCTATCTGTCTCCACCCATTGCCTCCGTCTTCCTGCTGGCTGTTTTTGTCAAACGGGTCAATGAAACA GGAGCCTTCTGGGGCCTGATTGGTGGTCTGGCGATGGGTCTGTGTCGGATGTTGCCTGAATTCTGGTTTGGTACCGGCAGCTGTATTTTCCCCTCTCAATGCCCTTTCCTGGTGTGTGGCATCCACTACTTACACTTTGCCATCATCCTGTTTACCTGCACATCAGTGCTGGTGCTTCTGGTCAGCTTCTGCACAGAGCCCATTGAGGATAAACAT ctcCATCGCCTGGTATTCAGTCTACGTCACTCTAAAGAGGAGAGGGAGGATCTGGACTGGGAGCAAGAAGAAAGAGCCAGAAGAGCCCGCAAGGAGGCGAAGGAGAGGATGAGAGAGAAGGCTAATGTAGTTACAG aaacTGAACATGATAAAAAGTCTGGACTCTGTCGCCTGGTTGGTGGATTCTGTGGACTTAATGAAGACCAACAGGTTCAGGATGAGGAAGCAGCCGAGGATCTAGAGCCTCAGATGCCCGACATCAGTGAGAAAGCAGTGTGGAAGAACACCGTGGACTCCAACGCTCTGGTCATGATGGCTGTTGCAGTTTTTATGTGGGGATACTTTGCTTGA
- the LOC114133338 gene encoding kelch-like protein 17, with translation MNAVRGGTVTWRPQPWQDGDGGGGEPLSDSDSEEEDFPDDTTTPLGDYITHGLKQLLDAQQLCDVTLLVEGKKFMCHRVLLAAVSPYFRAMFTSPLVESRLNEIRLEEVTPSVMETVIQFVYTGEAGLSLETAEDLFVAANRLQVMPLQDLCSRFLFEHLSVENCLGMYSLARSHHDQLLLRASLRLVAQHFPRVSRQKDFLLLDHGTLGSLLSSDRLGVDSEAEVYDAARRWAEHQPLDRYAHMPALLHHLRPGLLSQEESRRLSQELGPAAAGEGLGGPLRPREGMFEKKIVCVDLTPREDENVALKEYTVDCFDPRTGKWEKLAALCSLVSPGCTAVGDRLFVAGGILRTGSVSAAVHEYDAVLDRWIERPAMGQPRAMLGLLGCGESLYALGGCNRSALLDSSEALDLTSLQWGPGPRLPLPLRAFACAALRGRLYLLGGTTLEQNRAVVHSGVLIYHTLTDCWTRVALDSGTTCLAGGVAVRGGVCAIGGYMRDTTKFLDGNYTNLETLDATGRVLFFREGRGTGVEREVTGGGVMVSAEQRGVACGGSDRAPSPVVFPGLPRRIAAGGVARWKRRIYVLGGENGSRFYDSVYCWKPGWRSWVQRREKLPGETGGVSQFGCTTLKFPKKHILSRLRLAKENCKKPND, from the exons ATGAACGCTGTGCGGGGGGGCACAGTCACCTGGCGTCCCCAGCCGTGGCAGGACGGGGACGGGGGAGGAGGGGAGCCTCTCTCAGACAGCGACTCAGAGGAGGAGGACTTCCCAGATGACACCACCACCCCACTGGGGGACTACATTACCCATG GGTTAAAGCAGCTCCTGGATGCTCAGCAGCTGTGTGATGTTACATTGCTTGTTGAAGGAAAAAAGTTCATGTGTCACAG AGTCCTGTTAGCAGCTGTGAGTCCATACTTCCGGGCAATGTTCACCAGCCCTCTGGTGGAGTCCCGCCTCAACGAGATCCGTCTGGAGGAAGTGACGCCGTCTGTCATGGAGACTGTCATCCAGTTTGTTTACACGGGTGAGGCGGGTCTCTCTCTGGAGACGGCCGAGGACTTGTTTGTGGCTGCCAATCGGCTTCAAGTCATGCCCCTCCAGGACCTGTGCTCCAG GTTTCTGTTCGAGCACCTCTCAGTGGAGAACTGCCTCGGCATGTACTCGCTGGCTCGCTCGCATCACGACCAGCTGCTGCTGCGCGCCTCCCTGCGACTGGTTGCGCAGCACTTCCCCCGGGTATCACGGCAGAAGGACTTCCTGCTGCTCGACCACGGCACCCTGGGCAGCCTGCTGAGCTCTGACCGCCTCGGAGTGGACTCCGAGGCCGAAGTTTACGACGCGGCTCGCCGCTGGGCGGAGCACCAGCCTTTGGATCGCTACGCCCACATGCCggctctgctgcaccacctgcgCCCCGGACTGCTGTCCCAGGAGGAGAGCCGACGGCTGAGCCAGGAGCTGGGGCccgctgctgctggagaggGCCTGGGGGGCCCTCTGAGACCAAGGGAaggcatgtttgagaaaaagaTCGTCTGTGTGGATCTGACACCTCGGGAAGATGAGAACGTGGCTCTGAAGGAGTACACTGTGGACTGCTTTGACCCTCGGACAGGGAAGTGGGAGAAGTTAGCGGCTCTGTGCTCTCTGGTGAGCCCAGGGTGCACGGCGGTGGGGGACAGGCTGTTTGTAGCCGGGGGGATCCTCCGGACCGGCTCTGTCTCTGCCGCCGTGCACGAGTACGACGCCGTGTTGGACAGATGGATAGAAAGGCCTGCGATGGGCCAACCCCGCGCCATGCTGGGCCTGCTGGGCTGCGGTGAGTCGCTCTACGCCTTGGGCGGCTGTAACCGCTCCGCCCTGCTGGACTCCAGTGAAGCGCTGGATCTGACTTCGCTGCAGTGGGGTCCTGGACCGCGACTCCCGCTTCCTCTGCGAGCGTTCGCCTGCGCGGCTCTGCGTGGACGCCTCTACCTCCTAGGCGGGACCACGCTTGAACAGAACAGGGCGGTGGTGCACTCAGGTGTGCTCATTTATCACACCTTGACTGACTGCTGGACACGGGTAGCGCTGGACTCCGGCACCACATGCCTCGCTGGAGGTGTGGCGGTGAGAGGAGGGGTCTGCGCTATCGGAGGATACATGAGGGATACCACCAAGTTCCTGGATGGGAATTACACCAACCTGGAGACTTTAGATGCAACTGGTCGCGTCCTGTTCTTCAGAGAGGGGAGGGGGACGGGGGTGGAAAGGGAGGTGACAGGGGGAGGGGTGATGGTCAGCGCAGAGCAACGGGGGGTCGCCTGCGGTGGAAGCGACCGGGCTCCGAGTCCTGTCGTCTTCCCCGGTTTGCCACGGCGGATTGCCGCAGGGGGCGTCGCTCGGTGGAAGAGGAGGATTTATGTGCTGGGGGGAGAAAACGGCTCGCGTTTCTACGACAGCGTGTACTGCTGGAAGCCTGGTTGGCGCAGCTGGGTGCAGAGGCGGGAAAAACTTCCCGGAGAGACTGGAGGGGTCAGCCAGTTTGGGTGTACCACTCTTAAATTCCCCAAAAAGCACATCTTGTCCAGACTGAGACTAGCCAAAGAAAACTGCAAGAAGCCCAACGACTAA
- the sars2 gene encoding serine--tRNA ligase, mitochondrial isoform X1 yields MRNMATCISMVSRVRGVALTVLQPISRQLFSRRRACGVVPRRLRHGVRSSLYEHVREGYSDKPELDMGAVCEETDKVIANVENRKGDLRGDDVRKIVRVWQELQAVRTEILELEEEKRCISETVRTLVNQKDKKVLANLFLLQLPEYTQALQKGRDIRNRLNQLYLRDTELEQEHYSHSLRLPNNTHPDVPVGDESQARVVELVGKKAEFDFKPRGHVELGEALGLIRQRHLSHVSGHRSYYLRGAGAKLQIALQNFALDTLQRRGFVPMVVPDMLKAVVFEGCGMQPNAHLSQVYSLDPARFPDLNLAGTGEVGVAGYFMDHAVNWKDLPVRTVCSSTCYRAETDTGRETWGLYRVHHFNKVEMFGVTANETGQESSQLLEEFVSLQKEMLSALELHYRVLDMPTEELGLPAYRKYDIEAWMPGRNSYGEVSSASNCTDYQSRRLNILYEREDGSLQYAHTVNATACAIPRMIISILETHQTKNGTVCVPQALQPYLGLEVIEQPKHTPLKYIGPNQHSRPPRPGPNPR; encoded by the exons ATGAGAAACATGGCGACCTGCATCAGTATGGTTTCAAGAGTTAGAGGCGTCGCTCTGACAGTGTTACAACCGATAAGCAGACAGTTGTTCTCCAGGCGGAGGGCCTGCGGTGTTGTCCCGCGTCGCCTCCGGCATGGAGTCCGCAGCAGTCTGTACGAGCATGTCCGTGAAGGCTACAGCGACAAGCCCGAGCTGGACATGGGAGCGGTGTGTGAGGAGACCGACAAAGTCATCGCTAATGTGGAGAACAGGAAGGGCGACCTGCGAGGGGACGATGTCAGGAAAATT GTGAGAGTGTGGCAGGAGCTCCAAGCTGTGAGGACAGAAATCCTTGAGTTGGAAGAGGAGAAGAGATGCATCAGTGAGACAGTCAGAACTCTTGTG AACCAAAAAGACAAGAAGGTCCTCGCTAAT ttgtttctgctgcagcttccaGAGTACACCCAGGCCCTGCAGAAGGGCCGCGACATCCGCAACAGACTGAACCAGCTCTACCTTAGAGACACCGAACTGGAGCAGGAACATTACAGCCACTCGCTCCGACTGCCCAACAACACACACCCTGATGTG CCAGTTGGAGATGAGAGCCAGGCTAGGGTGGTGGAGTTGGTTGGAAAGAAAGCAG AATTTGACTTTAAGCCTAGAGGCCACGTAGAGCTCGGTGAGGCGTTGGGCCTCATCAGGCAGAG GCATTTGTCTCACGTCTCTGGCCATCGGTCCTACTATTTGAGAGGAGCGGGAGCCAAACTTCAAATTGCACTCCAGAACTTTGCTCTTGATACATTGCAGCGACGG GGCTTCGTTCCCATGGTTGTGCCGGACATGCTGAAGGCGGTGGTGTTT GAGGGCTGTGGGATGCAGCCGAACGCCCACCTCTCTCAGGTTTACTCCCTGGACCCGGCACGTTTCCCAGACCTCAACCTGGCTGGGACAGGCGAGGTCGGGGTGGCAG GTTATTTCATGGATCATGCGGTAAACTGGAAGGACCTGCCAGTCAG GACGGTGTGCAGCAGCACCTGCTACAGAGCCGAGACGGACACCGGCAGAGAGACGTGGGGACTTTACAGAGTTCATCACTTCAATAAG GTTGAGATGTTTGGAGTGACGGCTAATGAGACAGGACAGGAGAGCTCACAGCTGCTGGAGGAGTTCGTCTCCTTGCAGAAGGAGATGCTTTCTGCGCTGGAGCTTCACTACAG AGTGCTGGACATGCCCACTGAGGAGCTGGGCCTTCCCGCCTACAGGAAGTATGACATCGAAGCATGGATGCCAGGGAGGAACAGCTACGGAGAA GTTTCCAGCGCGTCCAACTGTACAGATTATCAGAGCAGACGCCTCAACATCCTGTATGAGAGGGAGGACGGCAGTCTGCAGTATGCCCACACA GTGAACGCTACAGCGTGTGCAATTCCTCGAATGATTATTTCCATCCTGGAGACTCATCAGACCAAA AATGGAACCGTGTGTGTTCCTCAAGCCCTGCAGCCTTATCTGGGTCTGGAAGTGATAGAGCAGCCAAAGCACACTCCTCTGAAATACATTGGACCCAACCAGCACAGTCGGCCACCCAGGCCTGGTCCTAATCCCAGATGA
- the LOC114133439 gene encoding DNA ligase 1: MGILITAIFLWAAVGVGSRPVTSPLNDAKVECIIQETLNEDGSHHECGSHLAEELNEVQRHQGLLRELQKLADDEREKEERDEYNLTDDEIESEQRDEEDEKDMRSDGEKTEDEDNKRKLQIDDNEEETSKELEELLAKEIPKKSEEEKNDEELEELLKELKTKRYKAAKENQKGSETELRKEVEEKKMKQSNKGEDKRAEDFEKQKMEERKKNEVELMVEKEKVEKELKELLREQSNGSKPEQERERKEKQEELEELVRKMKQVQEEEQQESQSGKREDSMDDKSEDKEGGEVEKSDGKVKKTNEAAELKEPLQKRVMEKASDEATRQFERERYEEEEEEENGEDDDEEEEFVREDEDEDNEDEGDHEEDEGEELLEIEEELRKVAAELRELRRG, encoded by the exons ATGGGAATTCTGATAACCGCGATTTTTCTCTGGGCTGCTGTCGGAG TGGGAAGCCGACCAGTTACCTCACCCCTTAATGACGCCAAG GTTGAATGTATAATTCAGGAGACACTGAATGAAGACGGGTCGCACCATGAGTGTGGATCCCATCTTGCAG AGGAACTTAACGAGGTGCAGAGACACCAGGGTCTTCTCAGGGAGCTGCAGAAGCTAGCTGATGACG AGCGGGAAAAGGAGGAGAGGGACGAGTACAATCTGACCGATGACGAGATCGAGTCTGAGCAGAGggatgaggaggatgagaaaGATATGAGAAGTGATggagaaaagacagaagatGAAGACAACAAGAGGAAGCTACAGATTGACGATAATGAAGAGGAGACGTCCAAAGAGCTTGAGGAGCTGCTCGCCAAAGAGATCCCCAAGAAAAGTGAAGAGGAGAAGAATGATGAAGAGCTAGAGGAGCTGCTGAAGGAGCTCAAAACGAAGCGATACAAGGCTGCGAAGGAGAACCAGAAAGGCTCTGAAACGGAGCTAAGAAAGGAAGTGGAGGAGAAGAAGATGAAGCAGAGCAACAAGGGAGAGGATAAAAGAGCAGAGGACTTCGAGAAGCAAAAGatggaagaaaggaagaagaatgAAGTGGAGTTGATGGTGGAGAAAGAGAAGGTGGAGAAGGAGCTGAAGGAGCTACTCAGGGAGCAAAGCAACGGCAGCAAACCAGAgcaggagagggagaggaaggagaagcaggaggagctggaggagcttgTCCGAAAGATGAAACAGGTGCAGGAGGAGGAACAGCAGGAGTCGCAAAGCGGGAAGAGAGAGGACAGTATGGATGACAAGAGCGAAGACAAGGAGGGTGGAGAGGTGGAAAAATCAGACGGGAAAGTCAAGAAGACGAACGAAGCAGCGGAGCTGAAGGAGCCGCTGCAGAAGAGAGTGATGGAGAAAGCCAGCGATGAGGCCACACGGCAGTTTGAGAGGGAGAGgtacgaggaagaggaggaggaagaaaatggagaggatgatgatgaggaggaagagtttGTTAGagaggatgaggatgaagaCAATGAGGATGAAGGGGATCATGAAGAAGATGAAGGGGAG GAGCTCCTGGAGATTGAAGAAGAGCTGCGTAAAGTGGCAGCAGAGCTTAGGGAGCTTCGCAGAGGATGA
- the sars2 gene encoding serine--tRNA ligase, mitochondrial isoform X2 — protein MKLNIPGFLECGMRNMATCISMVSRVRGVALTVLQPISRQLFSRRRACGVVPRRLRHGVRSSLYEHVREGYSDKPELDMGAVCEETDKVIANVENRKGDLRGDDVRKIVRVWQELQAVRTEILELEEEKRCISETVRTLVNQKDKKVLANLPEYTQALQKGRDIRNRLNQLYLRDTELEQEHYSHSLRLPNNTHPDVPVGDESQARVVELVGKKAEFDFKPRGHVELGEALGLIRQRHLSHVSGHRSYYLRGAGAKLQIALQNFALDTLQRRGFVPMVVPDMLKAVVFEGCGMQPNAHLSQVYSLDPARFPDLNLAGTGEVGVAGYFMDHAVNWKDLPVRTVCSSTCYRAETDTGRETWGLYRVHHFNKVEMFGVTANETGQESSQLLEEFVSLQKEMLSALELHYRVLDMPTEELGLPAYRKYDIEAWMPGRNSYGEVSSASNCTDYQSRRLNILYEREDGSLQYAHTVNATACAIPRMIISILETHQTKNGTVCVPQALQPYLGLEVIEQPKHTPLKYIGPNQHSRPPRPGPNPR, from the exons ATGAAACTAAATATTCCGGGGTTCCTTGAATGCGGCATGAGAAACATGGCGACCTGCATCAGTATGGTTTCAAGAGTTAGAGGCGTCGCTCTGACAGTGTTACAACCGATAAGCAGACAGTTGTTCTCCAGGCGGAGGGCCTGCGGTGTTGTCCCGCGTCGCCTCCGGCATGGAGTCCGCAGCAGTCTGTACGAGCATGTCCGTGAAGGCTACAGCGACAAGCCCGAGCTGGACATGGGAGCGGTGTGTGAGGAGACCGACAAAGTCATCGCTAATGTGGAGAACAGGAAGGGCGACCTGCGAGGGGACGATGTCAGGAAAATT GTGAGAGTGTGGCAGGAGCTCCAAGCTGTGAGGACAGAAATCCTTGAGTTGGAAGAGGAGAAGAGATGCATCAGTGAGACAGTCAGAACTCTTGTG AACCAAAAAGACAAGAAGGTCCTCGCTAAT cttccaGAGTACACCCAGGCCCTGCAGAAGGGCCGCGACATCCGCAACAGACTGAACCAGCTCTACCTTAGAGACACCGAACTGGAGCAGGAACATTACAGCCACTCGCTCCGACTGCCCAACAACACACACCCTGATGTG CCAGTTGGAGATGAGAGCCAGGCTAGGGTGGTGGAGTTGGTTGGAAAGAAAGCAG AATTTGACTTTAAGCCTAGAGGCCACGTAGAGCTCGGTGAGGCGTTGGGCCTCATCAGGCAGAG GCATTTGTCTCACGTCTCTGGCCATCGGTCCTACTATTTGAGAGGAGCGGGAGCCAAACTTCAAATTGCACTCCAGAACTTTGCTCTTGATACATTGCAGCGACGG GGCTTCGTTCCCATGGTTGTGCCGGACATGCTGAAGGCGGTGGTGTTT GAGGGCTGTGGGATGCAGCCGAACGCCCACCTCTCTCAGGTTTACTCCCTGGACCCGGCACGTTTCCCAGACCTCAACCTGGCTGGGACAGGCGAGGTCGGGGTGGCAG GTTATTTCATGGATCATGCGGTAAACTGGAAGGACCTGCCAGTCAG GACGGTGTGCAGCAGCACCTGCTACAGAGCCGAGACGGACACCGGCAGAGAGACGTGGGGACTTTACAGAGTTCATCACTTCAATAAG GTTGAGATGTTTGGAGTGACGGCTAATGAGACAGGACAGGAGAGCTCACAGCTGCTGGAGGAGTTCGTCTCCTTGCAGAAGGAGATGCTTTCTGCGCTGGAGCTTCACTACAG AGTGCTGGACATGCCCACTGAGGAGCTGGGCCTTCCCGCCTACAGGAAGTATGACATCGAAGCATGGATGCCAGGGAGGAACAGCTACGGAGAA GTTTCCAGCGCGTCCAACTGTACAGATTATCAGAGCAGACGCCTCAACATCCTGTATGAGAGGGAGGACGGCAGTCTGCAGTATGCCCACACA GTGAACGCTACAGCGTGTGCAATTCCTCGAATGATTATTTCCATCCTGGAGACTCATCAGACCAAA AATGGAACCGTGTGTGTTCCTCAAGCCCTGCAGCCTTATCTGGGTCTGGAAGTGATAGAGCAGCCAAAGCACACTCCTCTGAAATACATTGGACCCAACCAGCACAGTCGGCCACCCAGGCCTGGTCCTAATCCCAGATGA